GAACCTGTTCTCCTGTTGAAGGTAATATCTACTCTCCTGTAGATGGTAAAGTTGTGGCTATCGAACGTGTATTTGAAGATGAATACCTCAAAACCGAATGTCTTCAGATTTCTGTTTTTATGTCTCCATTCAATGTACATATCAACTGGTCTCCGGTATCAGGAATCGTAAAGTACTTTAAATATCATCCAGGAAAGTTCTTAGTAGCCTGGCATCCGAAATCTTCGACTTTAAACGAAAGAACTACCTATGTAGTAGAAAATGAAAACGGAAAACCGGTGTTATTTAGACAAATTGCCGGAGCGTTAGCACGTAGAATTGTTCACTATAAAGAAGAAGGTGATCAATTGGATGCTTGTGAAGAATTCGGCTTCATCAAATTTGGTTCTAGAGTAGATGTCTTCATACCTGTAGATGCAAAAGTTCAGGTTGAATTAGACCAAAAAGTTCAGGGAAGACGAAGTGTTCTGGCGGAATTTTAATTCCTATAAAATCGATAAAATTTCATTGAGGTGATTCACCTCGTAAGTAGGGTCAATAATCAAGTCCTCTTTTTCAGGATTAAATAAAATGCCATCCATCCCCACTTTCTTAGCGCCTTCAATATCCACGAGTTGATTATCACCAATCATCAGACTTTCTTTAGCCTGTGCATTCGTTTTATTTAAAGAATATCTAAAAATAGCCGGATCGGGCTTTTTATAACCTGCTTGCTCTGAAGTAATAATTTCCTCAAAGAAACTACTCAAACCACTATTTTCAATCTTAATCGCTTGAATTTCTTCAAAGCCATTGGTAATAATATGCAAAGTATAATTCGAAGACAACTCCTTCAATACATCAATCGCATTTGGAAATAAAGCAGTTTTATACGGGCTATGTTCCACGTAATAATCTGCAACATCTTTGCTCAAATTCTTATCTTTTACGCCCAGATGAGATAAGGATTGTCTAAAACGCTCTGTACGTAGAGTCTCCTTACTCATTTTTCCATTACGATAATCCGCCCACATTTTGTGATTATACTTTTCGTATATATCGATAAAATCAGTTTCCTGACTCACTCCTTTATCGTTCAAATCAAAGTTTACGTAGATTTCTTTTAAAGCCAATCTGGAA
This genomic interval from bacterium SCSIO 12643 contains the following:
- a CDS encoding phosphatidylserine decarboxylase family protein; translated protein: MRLHKEGTVSIILALIFGSFLVYLSTIFSEYFIIRLILQLGAVYVVWMVIYFFRKPHRTCSPVEGNIYSPVDGKVVAIERVFEDEYLKTECLQISVFMSPFNVHINWSPVSGIVKYFKYHPGKFLVAWHPKSSTLNERTTYVVENENGKPVLFRQIAGALARRIVHYKEEGDQLDACEEFGFIKFGSRVDVFIPVDAKVQVELDQKVQGRRSVLAEF
- a CDS encoding YjjG family noncanonical pyrimidine nucleotidase, producing the protein MRKYKHIFFDLDHTLWDFKTNSRLALKEIYVNFDLNDKGVSQETDFIDIYEKYNHKMWADYRNGKMSKETLRTERFRQSLSHLGVKDKNLSKDVADYYVEHSPYKTALFPNAIDVLKELSSNYTLHIITNGFEEIQAIKIENSGLSSFFEEIITSEQAGYKKPDPAIFRYSLNKTNAQAKESLMIGDNQLVDIEGAKKVGMDGILFNPEKEDLIIDPTYEVNHLNEILSIL